A single window of Polyangia bacterium DNA harbors:
- the glp gene encoding gephyrin-like molybdotransferase Glp, with translation MPGSPPSLKLLPAEEARRIMAGVAPVDVERVPLRRAGGRVLAEALSAPEDLPPAARSVMDGYAVRAAEVAAATAEAPAVLRLAGVVPMGGVFAGRVEAGELVGISTGGFLPAGADAVVMIEHTEPRSGEVTVGDRVRIFSVVAAGANLIAAGEDLHAGAAVLTRGRRLRPQDLAALATFGVSEVLVHRRPRIALLSTGNELCEPTERPGPGQVRDVNQAVLGAQIESAGCAVSYGGIVRDRASDLRTAISLLLPGHDGLILSGGSSVGVKDVSAEALGNLDAPGIVFHGIDIRPGKPTLFALAGQKPILGMPGFPTSSMIVFDAFVRPMLWRLGGEGARDPWPAHCPARLGRAYTSARGREDYLRVRLTIEDGQRWAHPLAGGSAAISNVLLADGLVRVDADLEGLARGDSVEVWLY, from the coding sequence ATGCCGGGATCGCCGCCGTCGCTGAAGTTGTTGCCCGCCGAAGAAGCACGGCGGATCATGGCCGGGGTGGCGCCGGTCGATGTCGAGCGGGTGCCTTTGCGCCGGGCGGGCGGGCGCGTGCTGGCGGAGGCGCTGAGCGCGCCCGAGGATCTGCCGCCGGCGGCGCGGTCGGTGATGGATGGGTACGCGGTGCGGGCGGCGGAGGTGGCGGCGGCGACGGCGGAGGCGCCGGCGGTGCTGCGTCTGGCGGGTGTGGTCCCGATGGGCGGTGTCTTCGCCGGGCGGGTGGAAGCGGGGGAGCTGGTGGGGATTTCGACGGGCGGGTTTTTGCCGGCGGGCGCGGACGCGGTGGTGATGATCGAGCACACCGAGCCGCGCTCGGGCGAGGTGACGGTCGGCGATCGGGTGCGGATCTTTTCGGTCGTGGCCGCCGGGGCCAACCTGATCGCCGCCGGTGAAGATCTGCACGCCGGCGCCGCCGTGCTGACCCGCGGACGCCGGCTGCGGCCGCAGGATCTGGCGGCGCTGGCCACCTTCGGCGTGTCCGAGGTGCTGGTGCACCGCCGGCCGCGCATCGCGCTTCTGTCGACGGGCAACGAGCTGTGCGAGCCGACGGAGCGGCCCGGCCCCGGCCAGGTCCGCGACGTCAATCAGGCGGTGCTGGGCGCGCAGATCGAAAGCGCCGGCTGCGCGGTCAGCTACGGCGGCATCGTGCGCGACCGGGCCAGCGATCTGCGCACGGCGATTTCGTTGCTGCTGCCCGGCCACGACGGGTTGATCTTGTCGGGCGGATCGTCGGTGGGCGTGAAAGACGTGTCGGCCGAGGCGCTGGGCAATCTGGACGCGCCGGGCATTGTCTTTCATGGGATCGACATTCGCCCGGGCAAACCGACGCTGTTCGCCCTGGCGGGGCAGAAACCGATCCTGGGCATGCCGGGATTTCCTACCTCGTCGATGATCGTCTTCGACGCCTTCGTGCGGCCGATGCTCTGGCGTCTGGGCGGCGAGGGCGCGCGCGATCCGTGGCCGGCGCACTGCCCGGCGCGTCTTGGTCGGGCGTACACCTCGGCGCGCGGGCGCGAGGATTACCTGCGCGTGCGGCTGACGATCGAAGACGGCCAGCGCTGGGCCCACCCGCTGGCCGGTGGCTCGGCGGCCATCTCCAACGTGCTGCTGGCCGACGGCCTGGTGCGGGTGGACGCCGACCTCGAGGGGCTGGCCCGCGGTGACTCCGTCGAGGTCTGGCTGTACTGA